A genome region from Natronobeatus ordinarius includes the following:
- the purM gene encoding phosphoribosylformylglycinamidine cyclo-ligase: protein MTENAEEATDESEGLTYAETGVDIEASEDATAALLEAFGSGLTTEYAGLLDIGDRYLALATDGVGTKLLVAEAISDFSTIGIDCIAMNVNDLVAAGVTPVAFVDYLAIDEPDDDLTAEIGEGLAVGLEQADLTLLGGETAVMPEVINGFDLAGTCAGLAEKDELIDGEAEVGDALVGVPSNGIHSNGLTLAREAATQNHEYTDPFPLNPERTIGEELLAPTRIYTALLEPMRDHGVHAAAHVTGGGFTNLLRMGERHYVIDDPLPAHPIFEFIQEEGNVSDEEMHRTFNMGTGFVVALPADRAEAFATDVDGQVIGRVEEGDSVEIRGLSLS from the coding sequence ATGACCGAGAACGCGGAGGAGGCGACCGACGAGTCGGAGGGACTCACCTACGCCGAGACGGGCGTGGACATCGAGGCCAGCGAGGACGCCACAGCAGCACTGCTCGAGGCGTTCGGCAGCGGCCTCACGACGGAGTACGCCGGGCTGCTCGACATCGGCGATCGCTACCTCGCATTGGCGACCGACGGCGTCGGGACCAAACTCCTCGTCGCCGAGGCGATTTCGGACTTCTCGACGATCGGCATCGACTGCATCGCGATGAACGTCAACGACCTCGTCGCCGCCGGCGTCACTCCGGTCGCGTTCGTCGACTACCTCGCGATCGACGAACCCGACGACGACCTCACTGCCGAGATCGGCGAGGGGCTGGCCGTGGGACTCGAGCAGGCCGACCTCACGCTCCTCGGCGGAGAGACGGCGGTCATGCCCGAGGTCATCAACGGCTTCGACCTGGCGGGGACCTGTGCGGGACTCGCCGAGAAAGACGAGTTGATCGACGGCGAGGCCGAAGTCGGCGACGCCCTCGTCGGCGTCCCCTCGAACGGCATCCACTCGAACGGACTGACGCTGGCCCGCGAGGCCGCGACGCAAAATCACGAGTACACCGATCCGTTCCCGCTCAACCCCGAGCGCACGATCGGCGAGGAACTGCTCGCGCCGACGCGGATCTACACGGCCCTGCTCGAGCCGATGCGCGACCACGGCGTTCACGCCGCGGCCCACGTCACGGGCGGCGGCTTCACGAACCTGCTCCGGATGGGCGAGCGCCACTACGTGATCGACGATCCGCTGCCAGCCCACCCGATCTTCGAGTTTATCCAGGAGGAGGGGAACGTCTCCGACGAGGAGATGCACCGGACGTTCAACATGGGCACCGGCTTCGTGGTCGCCCTCCCCGCCGACCGGGCCGAGGCGTTCGCCACCGACGTCGACGGGCAGGTGATCGGCCGCGTCGAGGAGGGTGACTCGGTCGAGATTCGCGGGCTCTCGCTGTCCTGA
- a CDS encoding transposase produces the protein MQDAGLTQTLSFGLTIQTGSPDNLYEGCLEARRVRNEVNRLDREGWDWDDIHDTVVDNANLVKNTTQLLVQKALGEIETYHDHKDNEWGRPFPYIDETYPMRMNHNEGYALTVDDSGDVRFRVSYKPYNHVKGVLRGSPNHLERVKNALNSDSWRVGVAELVYKHDEWRVHVTVTHKTRTVASPDYAETVVGVDINEDCVALTALNRATGDVLDSVVIEYPDIKRVRHEFFTKRKRMQKVGQSAFENVVQTEEQDFVHDQLHKVSRDVTRWVSQFNEPVIVFEDLKDMRDSIDYGTRMNRRLHSLPFAALRDMVTYKAAWGGIPSDDVDPAYTSQRCPRTECLHTERANRRWKRFKCMECDFQDHADRKAAVCVAQEWFHEQNENVPSLETLPSVRKVRRTASGLCEEADSHGAVFASGVYRHGKSARDSQSQAREELKTVAPTTG, from the coding sequence ATGCAAGATGCAGGACTGACCCAGACGCTTTCTTTTGGATTAACCATCCAAACGGGTAGTCCTGACAACTTGTACGAAGGGTGTCTCGAAGCCCGACGAGTTCGCAACGAAGTCAACCGCCTCGACCGTGAGGGATGGGACTGGGACGACATCCACGACACCGTAGTGGATAACGCCAACCTCGTGAAAAACACGACTCAACTCCTCGTCCAGAAAGCACTGGGTGAGATAGAGACGTACCACGACCACAAAGACAACGAGTGGGGCCGACCGTTTCCCTACATTGACGAGACGTATCCAATGCGGATGAATCACAACGAAGGATACGCCCTCACTGTAGATGATTCGGGAGATGTTCGCTTCAGAGTCAGTTACAAACCGTACAACCACGTCAAAGGCGTACTTCGCGGTAGTCCCAACCACCTCGAACGAGTCAAGAACGCTCTTAACTCTGACTCGTGGAGAGTGGGCGTAGCTGAACTCGTGTATAAACACGACGAATGGCGAGTACACGTCACAGTCACCCACAAGACACGCACCGTAGCGTCTCCAGACTACGCAGAGACAGTAGTTGGTGTGGACATTAACGAGGACTGCGTGGCACTCACCGCGCTGAATAGAGCTACTGGTGACGTACTCGATTCAGTCGTCATCGAGTACCCCGACATCAAACGAGTTCGCCACGAGTTTTTCACCAAACGGAAGCGGATGCAGAAAGTCGGACAATCCGCGTTCGAGAACGTGGTCCAAACCGAAGAACAAGACTTCGTTCACGACCAACTCCATAAAGTATCGCGCGACGTAACACGATGGGTTTCGCAATTCAACGAACCGGTAATCGTCTTTGAAGACCTCAAAGACATGCGAGACTCAATCGATTACGGCACGCGAATGAACCGGCGCTTGCACTCCTTGCCGTTCGCCGCACTCCGAGATATGGTGACGTACAAAGCCGCTTGGGGTGGAATCCCCTCAGACGATGTTGACCCGGCGTACACGAGTCAACGCTGTCCGCGAACGGAATGCTTGCACACCGAGCGAGCGAATCGGCGTTGGAAGCGGTTCAAATGTATGGAGTGCGACTTCCAAGACCACGCTGACCGGAAAGCAGCGGTTTGTGTGGCGCAAGAATGGTTCCACGAGCAGAATGAGAATGTGCCGTCTCTCGAAACCCTTCCAAGTGTTCGGAAGGTGAGACGGACGGCATCGGGCCTGTGTGAAGAGGCCGACTCTCACGGAGCAGTTTTCGCTTCGGGTGTTTACCGACACGGAAAGTCGGCGCGAGACTCGCAGAGTCAAGCGCGAGAGGAATTAAAGACCGTTGCCCCGACTACAGGGTAG
- a CDS encoding cytochrome P450, with protein MAGNVPTTDRLPLLGSALEVRRDPFRFMEEAPKTHGPVFRVSIPGLSFVCYADADLVERALVDRSDRYRKDPRERDVLGELLGDGLLTSHGDTWERGREHVQPAFYPGRLEAYAQVMLERSRRLVEGWTDGERIDVHEAATRLTLSIVAKTMFGVDDVEETGVIAGAATAIARRFEPSSVPMELPLWVPTPANRRYRRAIGELDDVVGAILRRRRSGDASDGDRPDLCSALLSAGEAGSITDREVRDHLVTMLLAGHETTAIALTYTLGLLATHPDELDRVVAEVREPAELTPGTALPHTDRAISEALRLYPPAYMLHRRTVEPDTVAGYEVPADTRVVLPQWSIHRSDRYYDDPLAFRPERFEPERREDRPAFAYFPFGGGERQCIGRRFALLELRLAVATILRSVRLEATPETELTPTPALTCRPDGPVWLRVGR; from the coding sequence ATGGCTGGGAACGTTCCAACCACGGATCGACTCCCCCTGCTCGGCAGCGCGCTCGAGGTTCGACGCGACCCGTTTCGGTTCATGGAGGAGGCGCCGAAGACCCACGGTCCGGTGTTCCGCGTCTCGATCCCCGGGCTCTCGTTCGTCTGTTACGCCGACGCCGACCTGGTCGAACGGGCGCTGGTCGATCGATCGGACCGATACCGAAAGGACCCCCGCGAACGCGACGTCCTCGGGGAACTGCTCGGGGACGGCCTGCTCACGTCCCACGGCGACACCTGGGAACGGGGGCGCGAGCACGTCCAGCCCGCGTTCTACCCGGGGCGACTCGAGGCGTACGCACAGGTCATGCTCGAGCGGAGCCGGCGGCTGGTCGAGGGCTGGACGGACGGTGAACGGATCGACGTCCACGAGGCGGCGACCCGGCTCACGCTCTCGATCGTCGCGAAGACGATGTTCGGCGTCGACGACGTCGAGGAGACGGGGGTGATCGCCGGCGCCGCGACGGCCATCGCGCGGCGGTTCGAGCCCTCGAGCGTGCCGATGGAGCTCCCGCTGTGGGTGCCGACGCCGGCAAACCGGCGGTACCGGCGCGCGATCGGCGAACTCGACGACGTCGTCGGGGCGATCCTCCGCCGGCGACGGTCCGGAGACGCGAGCGACGGCGATCGACCCGACCTGTGTTCGGCGCTGCTGTCGGCCGGGGAGGCCGGATCAATCACCGATCGCGAGGTCCGCGATCACCTCGTGACCATGCTGCTGGCCGGCCACGAGACGACCGCGATCGCCCTGACGTACACGCTTGGACTCCTCGCGACCCACCCCGACGAACTGGATCGGGTAGTGGCGGAGGTTCGCGAGCCGGCCGAGCTCACGCCGGGGACGGCCCTGCCACACACCGACCGCGCGATCAGCGAGGCGCTCCGGCTCTACCCGCCGGCGTACATGCTCCACCGGCGAACGGTCGAGCCCGATACGGTCGCCGGCTACGAGGTGCCCGCGGACACCCGCGTCGTCCTCCCCCAGTGGTCGATCCACCGCAGCGACCGCTACTACGACGACCCGCTCGCGTTCCGACCCGAGCGGTTCGAACCCGAGCGACGCGAGGACCGACCGGCGTTCGCCTACTTCCCGTTCGGCGGCGGGGAGCGCCAGTGTATCGGCCGCCGGTTCGCGCTGCTCGAGCTTCGACTCGCCGTCGCGACGATCCTTCGGTCGGTCCGACTCGAGGCGACGCCCGAGACGGAGTTGACGCCGACGCCCGCGCTCACGTGTCGTCCCGACGGCCCCGTGTGGCTACGCGTTGGTCGGTGA